Proteins encoded together in one Psilocybe cubensis strain MGC-MH-2018 chromosome 8, whole genome shotgun sequence window:
- a CDS encoding 4-coumarate--CoA ligase 2 → MEFTSKTSVPGPLPDDVTVPQFILDTHHLSRPERPAGVPWLMADKSGRTYDLEEIHKRTNGLAVSLRDEYLIGQNDVDYPICVWAIHRLLGIVTPCNPSYTIAELVEAIKLSKSTLIITHFNNFEVASAAARQTGIPAQRVLVLEDQDSPLTKSRQGNLQTVEALIHRGSLSGEKVTGRKLEKGESKKLVAFYSSSSGTTGAPKMVMKSHYAFVANIIITSAASIIGPTSPRFTPGDRCLAVLPFYHIYGLFCVLHINFFAAITVVVVPKFSFREMLHSIDRHKITTLILVPPQLLLLVKEPIVKNYDLSHIKVILSGAAPLPAEVYDQLIKLVPHAHICQGYGSTETAGGVSMPPLYPKHCRLNTSGVLAPGISARVVKPDGSLAGYDEEGELQLRTPAVAMGYLNNEAATRETFLEDSWLRTGDLVRIDRNEEIIVVDRIKVRGFQVAPAELEGCILDHPMVTDVCVVGVPHPYSGEVPLAFVAVSPQGRKLPETVLKASIRKVALFYFPLKPSLNMTVVLQHVEENKAPFKHLHYVEIVDSIPKTPSGKLLRRDLRVKGRNLVTESAKL, encoded by the exons ATGGAATTTACGTCGAAGACCAGCGTTCCGGGGCCACTTCCAGACGATGTGACGGTGCCCCAGTTCATCTTGGACACCCACCACCTATCCCGTCCCGAACGTCCTGCAGGCGTGCCATGGCTTATGGCCGACAAATCTGGACGTACATATGATCTAGAAGAG ATTCACAAGCGTACCAATGGGCTAGCTGTCAGTCTCCGGGATGAATACCTCATTG GTCAGAACGACGTTG ATTATCCGATATGCGTCTGGGCTATTCATCGGCTGCTTGGGATCGTAAC GCCCTGTAACCCATCGTATACAATTGCTGAGCTTGTTGAAGCTATCAAACTTTCGAAATCAACGCTGATTATCACTCATTTCAATAATTTTGAAGTGGCAAGTGCTGCAGCACGGCAGACAGGCATACCAGCACAACGTGTGCTGGTTTTAGAAGACCAAGATAGCCCATTGACGAAAAGTCGCCAAGGAAATTTGCAGACTGTCGAGGCACTTATTCACAGAGGTTCTCTGAGTGGGGAAAAAGTGACCGGAAGAAAGCTCGAGAAGGGGGAATCTAAGAAGCTTGTCGCTTTCTATAGTTCATCAAGCGGTACTACAGGTGCACCCAAG ATGGTCATGAAATCACATTATGCATTCGTCGCAAACATCATTATCACCTCAGCTGCAAGCATCATAGGTCCAACATCTCCAAGGTTTACACCCGGAGACCGTTGTCTCGCCGTACTTCCTTTTTATC ACATTTATGGGCTTTTTTGCGTT CTCCATATCAATTTCTTCGCTGCA ATAACCGTTGTCGTGGTTCCGAAATTCAGCTTCAGGGAGATGCTTCATAGCATAGACCGACACAAGATTACGACGCTTATACTTGTGCCTCCACAATTGTTACTTCTTGTCAAG GAGCCCATCGTCAAGAACTATGACTTATCACATATAAAGGTCATTCTAAGTGGGGCAGCGCCTTTACCAG CCGAGGTTTATGACCAGCTCATCAAGTTGGTTCCTCATGCACACATATGCCAGGGATATG GTTCGACGGAGACCGCAGGCGGCGTATCGATGCCTCCCCTGTACCCGAAGCACTGCCGGCTCAATACGAGCGGGGTCCTTGCGCCCGGCATAAGCGCCCGCGTTGTCAAACCTGACGGCAGCCTAGCGGGGTACGACGAAGAAGGCGAATTGCAGCTCAGAACACCTGCTGTCGCAATGGGATACCTCAACAACGAGGCGGC GACCCGAGAAACATTCCTTGAAGACTC ATGGTTGCGAACAGGCGACCTGGTCAGAATAGACAGGAATGAAGAAATTATAGTGGTCGATCGCATCAAG GTCCGTGGGTTCCAAGTAGCACCTGCCGAGCTTGAAGGGTGCATCCTAGACCATCCCATGGTCACAGATGTCTGCGTCGTCGGCGTGCCTCATCCATACAGCGGCGAAGTTCCCCTCGCATTCGTCGCCGTCTCTCCACAAGGCCGAAAGTTGCCAGAGACGGTGCTAAAAGCCTCCATTCGCAAGGTGGCCCTTTTTTATTTCCCTTTAAAGCCCTCGCTCAATATGACGGTCGTTTTGCAGCATGTCGAGGAAAATAAGGCGCCGTTCAAACATTTGCACTATGTTGAGATTGTCGATTCTATTCCTAAGACACCGAGCGGAAAGTTGCTCAGGCGTGACCTGCGCGTGAAGGGAAGGAATTTAGTAACTGAATCTGCGAAACTATAG
- a CDS encoding Cytochrome P450 monooxygenase 89, whose protein sequence is MLGIFSLLYQNLSPASLISLILGVFTLVHVVPYLYDPFNIRRIPGPFLAKFSDIWLGWVSKNGHRSEVVHSMHEKYGPIVRIAPNHVSIAEPDALNIVYAHGNGALKSDFYDAFVSIARGIFNTRDRSEHARKRKIVSHIFAPKSVVEFEPQIREYVALLLKQWDRLYELSQKGLSGPEGEGWKGDGGRLWLDCLPWANYLAFDIVGDLAFGAPFGMINAARDLAVVPRNQEDAMKSYGTNAAVDVVEIPAVKILNGRGEYSMSMGVLPPLWRPFVRHLPWYSKGQQDVKALAGIAIMAVAKRFASPVDRVDLLSKLQNGRDPEGNPLSREELTAECLTLLIAGSDTTSNSTCAILYYLARTRRAQLELQKELDEQLGTEDELTATGQQVKRLPYLDACINEALRLHSTSSLGLPRVAPQGGITVADQYFPPGTVLSVPSYSIHRDKKIWGDDVEEYRPERWFERNQADIQKTFNPFSYGPRACVGRNLAFLELQIIVASIMRRYDIILEHPDQKLETREGFLRKPLGCMVGLKRRDL, encoded by the exons ATGCTAGGCATCTTCAGCCTGCTCTACCAAAATCTCAGTCCCGCCTCATTGATATCCTTGATATTAGGGGTCTTCACGCTTGTTCATGTTGTGCCGTACCTCTATGACCCTTTCAACATTCGTCGAATCCCTGGCCCATTCTTAGCCAAGTTCTCTGACATCTGGCTCGGTTGGGTGAGCAAGAATGGCCATCGTTCAGAGGTGGTGCACTCTATGCATGAAAAATATG GCCCTATAGTTCGCATTGCTCCAAATCATGTGTCAATAGCCGAACCCGACGCACTGAACATCGTCTACGCACACGGTAACGGGGCGCTGAAGTCCGATTTTTACGACGCCTTTGTATCTATTGCTCGCGGAATCTTCAATACTCGCGACCGAAGCGAACACGCTCGCAAGCGCAAGATCGTTTCGCACATCTTCGCTCCGAAAAGCGTTGTTGAATTCGAACCACAAATTCGAGAATACGTCGCATTGCTTCTCAAACAATGGGATCGCTTGTATGAATTGTCGCAGAAAGGTTTATCAGGACCTGAAGGGGAAGGATGGAAAGGAGACGGTGGCAGACTTTGGTTGGATTGCCTACCAT GGGCCAATTATCTTGCGTTTGATATTGTCGGAGATCTCGCGTTCGGTGCACCGTTTGGAATGATCAATGCTGCCCGGGATCTTGCGGTCGTTCCAAGAAATCAGGAGGATGCAATGAAGAGTTATGGAACTAACGCCGCCGTCGATGTTGTAGAAATACCAGCAGTCAAAATCCTAAACGGAAGGGGAGAATATTCAATGTCTATGGGTGTGCTTCCGCCTTTATGGCGTCCATTTGTGCGCCATCTTCCCTGGTATAGCAAGGGACAACAGGATGTTAAAGCTCTGGCCGGCATCGCTATCATGGCTGTGGCCAAGCGTTTTGCATCTCCCGTCGACAGAGTCGATCTTCTGAGTAAACTTCAGAACGGTAGGGACCCCGAGGGCAACCCGCTATCCAGAGAAGAATTGACTGCCGAGTGTCTGACACTCCTCATTGCTGGCTCGGATACAACTTCTAA CTCAACATGTGCTATCCTTTACTATCTTGCGCGTACCCGCCGGGCGCAGCTAGAGCTTCAAAAGGAATTGGATGAACAACTTGGTACTGAGGACGAATTAACAGCGACAGGCCAACAGGTAAAGAGATTGCCATACCTCGACGCTTGCATCAATGAAGCTCTGCGTCTTCATTCCACCTCTTCCCTTGGCTTACCCCGCGTTGCCCCACAAGGAGGAATCACCGTAGCGGATCAATATTTCCCACCGGGAACAGTTCTCAGCGTTCCAAGCTATTCCATCCACCGCGATAAAAAAATCTGGGGGGACGACGTGGAGGAATACAGACCAGAGCGATGGTTTGAGCGTAACCAAGCGGATATCCAAAAAACTTTTAATCCCTTCTCATATGGTCCAAG GGCATGCGTGGGTAGAAATCTCGCTTTCCTCGAATTGCAGATCATCGTTGCGTCAATCATGCGCAGGTATGATATTATTTTGGAACATCCAGACCAAAAG CTCGAAACTCGAGAAGGCTTCCTTCGGAAACCCCTCGGCTGTATGGTGGGCCTCAAGAGACGCGATCTGTAA